The genome window GCTTGAGGTCGACCGCCGTATAATCAAGACCAAGATTGCCACTCTAAAGGAACGCCTCGAAAAGGTCGACCGCCAACGCGCCACCCAACGTAAGCGTCGTCAAGATGTCTATAAAATCGCCCTTGTCGGCTACACCAACGCCGGTAAGTCAACCGTATTCAATCTGTTAACCAAGGCAGGCGTCTGGGCTGACGACCTCTTGTTCTGCACTCTCGACGCCGTAACGCGGTTCCTGCCCCTTAACAGTAAGAACCGCATAGTGATATCCGACACTGTCGGATTCATCCAAAAGATCCCTCACGAGCTGGTTGCTTCGTTTCAGTCAACGCTCGACGAGGTTCGCTACGCCGATCTCTTACTTCATATAGTCGATATCTCTCATCCGAATCCAATCGACCACTACGAGAAAACCAATGCAGTATTGGATGAAATCGGTGCTGGACAAGTCCCCCGACTCCTGATACTAAACAAATCCGACCTAATCTCTGCTGAAGAGATTCCCTCAATTGACTTGAACTTTCCCCCCGCGCACATCTTTTCCGTATCCGCAAAAACCCACGTTGGCATGGATAATTTCCTGAACTTTCTTACTACCTTTGTCGAAAAAGAAATTGGGGCAAGAATGGGTATTGCAAAAAAGACTGATGGCAAAGCGCGAAATTCTTATCGTTGACGACAATCCAAATATGGCAACTCTCCTCTCGGAGATGTTGGATGTCTATGATATTAAGAGCCGTGTAACCAACGACGGCGAGTCCGCACTTAAGATGCTTGACGAAGAGCAATTCTCGCTCGTTATCACGGACCTCAAGATGCCTCGCATGTCCGGCACCGAACTTCTTACCGCAATCAAGGGCAAACATCCCGATATTCCGGTGGTCGTAATCTCTGGTTACAATGTCGGCACTACCGAAGGCCAGGTTGTCTCCGGCCTCGCAAACGGCTTCATCCATAAACCATTCAAGATGGTTGATATCCAAGCCGTCGTTGAACAGTACCTGTAGCCGCAGAACAAACACCCTTCTGCGGTACTTTTTCAATCACCTCCACCAGCATTGATCGACTCCCGACACCAATCTTTTCATTGCTTCCCACCTGTTAGCCGTATATAATGCCCTATTACTATGGCCGGCGACACTTCAGTCAGCCGAAATTGCCGTGAGTTTATGGCGAAACTTGAAGAAGTCGCCACAATTTGCGGTCGAAATTCGGCAGAAATCACAGTGGTCGCAGTATCTAAAACTCGACCGCTTAGCGATATCGAGGCAGCAGTCGCTGCGGGAATGTCGCAGTTCGGCGAGAGCAAGGTGCAAGAGGCACAAAGCAAGTTCGCGACGACGCCGCGCGATTATCGTCTGCATATGATCGGCCACCTGCAGACGAACAAAGCGCGAGCCGCTGTCAGCCTCTTTGATATGATCGAATCAGTCGATTCGCTCAAGCTCGCCCGGGCAATTGACGAAGAATCGGCCCGGCTGGGAAAAGTCATGCCGATCTTGCTCGAGGTCAACTGCAGTCGTGAAGCCCAGAAGTATGGGCTTCAGCCTGAAGAAACCGAGCGCGTCGCCGCCGATGTGTTTGAACTTAAGAACGTGCGCCTTTGCGGTCTCATGACCGTGGCGCCGTTTGTAGATACCGAATCAATAATTCGCGCGTCATTTGTTGAATTGCGCGGGTTGTTCGAGTCGATCAAAGCCGGACATCCCAAAGCCGCCGAATTCGACCAGATCTCGATGGGAATGTCCGATGACTGGGAGATCGCCGTCGCCGAAGGTTCAACTATGATCCGTATCGGCCGTGCATTGTTCGGCGAGCGATAAAATAAAAAAACCACGTTGAAAGGAATCGATATCATGGCTATGACTCCGGTGGAATTGCGGAACGTAAAGTTTGAAAAGAAACTTCGCGGTTACAACCCGATGGATGTTGAAAACGTACTCAACGAAATCGCCGGAGAACTGGAGCGCCTGATCGACGCCAACAATGCGCTTCAGCGCCAGTTGCTGTCACAGGAAGAAAAACTCAAGCAGTTCCAGAACCTTGAAAAATCAATAAAAGACGCCCTCTTGACCGCTCAGCAAGCCGCCGAAGAAAAACGCAAAGCTGCTGACCGGTCCGCCGAGGTTCAGATTCGCGAAACCGAAGCCGTTTGCGTTGAGATGAAACAAAAGGCGCTCAGCGAAGTAGAAACGATGAAATTCGAATTGGCGTCGCTCAAAATGCAGAAGGTGCGTTTCGTCGCCGAACTGCGTTCGCTGATCGACACCCACCGCAGACTTCTCGACGAAAAATCGCAGAGCGAGAACTTGGCGGATGTTGCGGCCAACGTAGAGATGCTGAGCGCAGATACCAACGAAAACAAGTAGGACGATACTATGAACTTGATGGACAAGATTTCCGAAGCTACCGAATTCATCCGAAACAAAACCAAGTCTGAACCGCCTATCGGTATCATCCTTGGTACCGGCCTCGGCCGTCTTGGCGAACGAATCGAAAAAGAAACCGTCATCGACTATCAGCAGATCCGGCATTTCCCGGTTTCGACTGTCGAAGGTCACGCTGGGCGTCTGATATTCGGCAAACTCAACGGAAAAAGTGTTGTCGCCATGCAAGGCCGATTCCATTTCTATGAAGGCTACAACATGGAACAGGTGACGTTTCCGGTCCGTATTATGAAACAGCTCGGCGTCAAGGTGCTCATCGTTTGCAATGCTGCCGGTGGTATGAATCCGCAGTATCGCGTCGGCGAAATGGTATTGATTACAGACCATATCAACTTCCAGGGTCAGAACCCCCTGATCGGACCAAACGACGAGCGTCTGGGACCTCGTTTCCCCGATATGTACAACTGCTACGATAAAGATCTCCTCGATTTGGCGGAACGAACAGCGCTCGACCTCGGTTATCGAATCATGCGCGGAGTCTATGTAGCCGTTACGGGTCCGAATCTCGAGACCGGAGCCGAGTACCGCATGCTCCGCACAATGGGCGCCGATGTCGTCGGTATGTCGACTGTGCCCGAAGTTATCGTAGCCCGTCATCAAGGCATGAAAGTCCTCGGCGTGTCGATTGTCACCGATATGGGACTCGCAGACAATATGCACCCCTGCAGCCATGAATTGATTTTGGCTGCCGCCAACAAGACCGAGCCGTTGATGACCGAGATGATTGCGAAAGTGGTTGAAAGGATGACAGTTTGAAATTCGATGAGTTAAAGTCCGACGCTACCTTAGCGAAGCTTGAGGAAGCCGTCCTCGAGTATTGGGACAAGGCAGACACATTCCACCAGGGTCTGAAACTGCGCAAGGATGCCCCGCGCTATACCTTCTATGAGGGTCCGCCAACAGCAAATGGCCGTCCTGGAATTCATCACGTCATCACTCGCACTATCAAAGACATGGTCTGCCGTTACAAGCAGATGCAGGGATATCTCGTCGAACGCAAAGCCGGTTGGGACACCCACGGCTTACCCGTTGAAATCGAAGTCGAAACTCAACTGGGTCTCAAGAACAAAAATGAGATCGAAAAGTACGGCATAGCTGAGTTTAACAAGAAGTGCCGCGAATCTGTTTTCAAATACAAGACCGATTGGGATAACCTGACTAAGCGCACTGGCTATTGGCTCGATTTGGACAAGCCATACATCACCTGCGAAAACAACTACATCGAATCAGTCTGGTGGATACTTGCACAATTCTACAATCGCGGCCTGATGTACAAGGGACACAAGATACTTCCCTATTGCCCCCGTTGCGGTACCGGCCTGTCCTCTCATGAGGTTGCACAAGGCTATGAAGACGTCAAGGACCCGTCGATATTTGTCCGTGCCGAATTAGCAGACGAACCTGGCACCAAGTTCCTCGTCTGGACGACGACGCCATGGACGCTAATCTCCAACGTCGCCTTGGCTGTGGCGCCAGAAGCTGATTACATCAAGGTCCAATTCGGCGAAGAGAAGTTGATTCTTGCCGAAGCCCTTGCCGCTCGCGTCTTAGGCGGCGAATTCACAGTACTCGACAAGTTCAAGGGCAAGACCCTTGAGCACAAGTCATACAAGCCGTTCTTCCCCTTCTTCGAAGGCAAGTACGAGAAGCTTTACTACGTCACACTCGCTGACTTTGTCACTCTCGAAGACGGTACCGGTATCGTCCACATGGCGCCTGCCTTTGGCGCAGACGACTATTCCGTGGGCTTGAAGTATGGTCTGCCTGTAATACAAGCTGTGTTGCCTGATGGCACCTTTCCGCCCGAAGTCACCGACTATGCCGGAAAATTCATCAAAGATGCCGACCCGATCATCATCAAGGATCTGGACAAACGCGGCATACTGTTCAAGAAAGAAATCTACGAGCACTCGTACCCCTTCTGCTGGCGCTGTCATTCGCCGTTGATCTACTACGCCCGCAAGTCGTGGTACATCAAGACGTCAGAAAACAAGGATCGCTTGCTCGCCCGCAGTAATGAGATTAACTGGGTGCCTTCCGAAATCGGCACGGGTCGCATGGGCGAGTGGCTCTCGAATAACGTCGATTGGGCGCTTTCGCGCGAGCGATACTGGGGCACGCCCCTCAATCTCTGGGTGTGTCAGGAATGCGAAAAGGTCCAGCCTGTCGATTCAGTGGCAACACTTCGCAAGATGGCGACCAACGCACCGGCCGAGCTTGACCTGCACAAACCGCATGTCGATCTGCTCGAAGTCAAATGCGAGTGCGGCGGCAAATGGTCCGTGAACCGGAAGTCATCGACGTCTGGTTCGATTCCGGCGCCATGCCGTACGCCCAGTTCCACTATCCGTTCGAGAACAAGGAATACTTCGAGCAGAATTTCCCGGCTGACTTCATCTCAGAAGCTACCGATCAAACTCGCGGCTGGTTCTATTCACTGCTCGCAATCAGCACTCTCCTTTTCGACAAGCCTGCCTACAAGAATGTCGTCGTCATCGGCTTCATTCTCGACAAAAAGGGCAAGAAGATGTCGAAGTCGCTCAAAAACACCATCGACCCGTTCGAAGTGGTAAACACCTACGGTGCCGATGCATTGCGCTGGTACCTGTTGACCGTCAGCCAACCGCATCAAGTCACCAGACTTGATGTCGCCGGCATTGGCGAGACTCAGCGCAAGTTCCTTGATACGCTCAAGAACACTTATGCCTTCTTCGCGATCTACGCGAATATCGATAATCTCAAGGATCGTGCCGCGCAAGAAACTAAGGGCGACCTCAAGGCGCTACTCGAGAAACTTGCCGGCGAACCCGCCGAAATCGACCTGTGGCTGCAATCACGTCTCGAAAGCCTCAAGCGCGGCGTTACCACAGCGATGGATGCTTACGACATGACCCGCGCCTGCCGTGCCATCGACGAGTTTGTGCAAGACGAACTATCGAACTGGTATGTCCGCCGCTGTCGCCGCAGATACTGGGCTTCCGGCGATACACCCGACAAGTTCCGCGCTTATCTCGAACTTTACAACGCACTCGTCAACGTCTGCCTGCTTTCAGCGCCGACAATACCTTTCCTGAGCGAACGCCTATACCGCGAACTCGGCAACGGCGACTCGGTTCATCATCAGATGTTCCCGAAGCACGACGAATCCAAGATCAATGCGAGCCTCGAAGAGCGCATGAACGCCGCCATAAAGTTAGTCGGCCTCGGTCGCTCAGCGCGCAATGTAGTCCAGATCAAAGTCCGTCAGCCGCTGCAGGAGATGAAGGTCAAGCTTCCTTCTGATGTCAGCGAAGCAAACGTTGCGCCTCTGCTTCAGGTCGTCGCAGAAGAAATCAACGTCAAGAACGTTACCTTCATCGCCGACACCACGCAAGTCGCTGAGTACACCATACTCCCGAACTTGAAAGAGCTTGGTCCCAAGTTAGGCAGCGCGATCAACCCGGTCAAAGCCGCACTCGGCAAGTTGCCCGAGTCTGAAATCAAGAAATTCCTCGCGTTGAAGGAATTGAAGGTTACAGTCGACGGCAAAACGTACACCTTCACCAGTGACGAAATTCAAGTTCGCTTAACCGGCAAAGACGGATTCGCCGTCGCCGCCGATGGTGGATATACTGTCGCACTTACCACCGTTATCACCGACGAGCTTCGCGACGAGGGTTTTGCACGCGAACTGGTGAACAAGATCCAGAATATGCGCAAGGATGCCGACTTCGACGTGACAGACAACATCACCGTCGCCATCAGTTCCACTGACAAAGTCGTCTCAGCTGCCAAACGGCACCTTGAATACATCAAGAAAGAGACCTTGGCGACTGCTGTTGACTTCGGCGAGTCCGCCGACGGCTTCCAGCGCGACTGGGATGTCAACGGCGAACCGGCAAAACTGGCAATCAAGAGATAGCTTTTTCGGATAGCAATTTGGGCCGAATTTGGTTATAATAAGAGTCTTATGCGTAAACGTGATTTAGAGAGATTTGAGAAGATTCTTCTCGCCCGTCGTGAAGAGCTAATGCGCGACATGGGTTTGTTTAAGGATATGAATCTCAGTACCACCACCAAGGAAGCTACCGGCGATCATTCCAGCCATTCTTTCCATATGGCTGATCAGGGTACCGATGCCATGGAGCGAGAAAAGGCATTCCTGCTCGCATCCAAAACTGGCCGTCTGGTCTATCATATCAATGACGCACTGCGTCGTATCGGCAACGGTTCCTTCGGCAAATGCCTCGGCTGCGGCAAACAGATCAGCACTGCCCGCCTTCTGGCTGTTCCACACGCGCGATTCTGCATCTCCTGCAAGGAGCGTGAAGAGGAAGCCAAGGCTACCACGACCACGAGACGCAAAAAGTAGAATCGATGCCGTTGTCAGATAACCTTCGCTGGTCAACCGCCAACCGCTACCTTTTCAATGTTTCGCTAATTGCGGCAGTCGTCTTTCTGGTTGATCAGATCACCAAGATTTGGGCTTTAAAAGCCCTTAGCCCTGTCTCCAAGACCAGCATTATCGGCGATTTGGTGCAGTTTACGCTGATTTTCAATGAAGGCGGCGCTTTCTCCACCAAGTTGGGTTCGACTTATTTCTATACTTTTGCTTCGATTGCTGTAATGATCATCGTGGTAATCGTATTATACAAGGACGCCGGCAAGAACCGTATTCTTGACGTTGCCCTGTCATTGGTTCTTGGAGGTGCATTAGGAAATCTGACCGACCGTCTGCGCTTTGGCGCAGTCGTCGACTTCATTGATGTCGATTTCCCTGACTTTTCGCTCGAACCGGCGAAAATTCTCTTCTTCGATTTTCCTGGCTATGCGCTTGATCGCTGGCCGGTATTCAATATCGCAGATTCGGCGGTCAGCGTCGGAATGGTGCTGATAATTGCCGCTCTAATCTTCGATTCCCGAAAGCAGAAATGTGCCATTAATCACAGTCAAAATCCCAACACTGCCTGAACCTGAACGCATCGACGTCGCTCTCGCTCAGGCCGATCTCGGTCTCTCTCGAAGTCATCTCAAACGCCTCATTGGCGAGAAACGAATCACCATCAACGACAAGTGGGTGAGAGTCTCTCAGCTCGTCTCCGGCGGTGAAGAAGTCGTCATCGACAAACCTGACGAAAAGCGGATATCTTTCGTCTCGGAAGAGATTGAACTCGAGATCGTCTTCGAGGATGATTTCCTCGCGGTCGTCAACAAACCCGCCGGGATGGTCACTCATCCGGCTCCCGGTCACGAAAGCGGCACTCTTGCTAATGCCCTATTGCACCACTTCAGCCAGCTTTCTAGCGGCTATGCTCGTGGCTTTCCCGGACTTGTTCACAGGCTCGACAAGAACACCAGCGGCCTGATGGTTGTCGCCAAGAATGACACCATCCATCGCAAACTCGCAGCTCAGCTAATGCAGCGTACCTTGACTCGTGAATATTGGGCACTAATCTGGGGCAAGATGAATCCGCCCAAAGGCTCAATCGACATCGCCATTGGCCGCTCACGCGCGGATCGTCGCGTTATGACTTCCGGCAGTCCCAACACTCGCGAAGCCGTCACTCACTACGAGACTATGGAAGAACTATCCTTCCTCAGTCTGGTAAAACTCCACCTCGAAACGGGCAGAACTCACCAGATCAGGACTCATCTCAAAGAATCTAACCACCCCGTTTTCGGCGATCCTGAATATACTGGCCGCGATGGCCGGCTCACCGGAATCGAGGCGCGCCACCGGCCCACAGCTCTGAAACTGCTCAAAGCGACTCCCAGGCAGATGCTTCACGCCAAAAGACTGGTCTTTATTCACCCTGAAACCGGCAAGTCTGCAACTTTTGAGGTTGAATTACCCGAAGACTTTAGACAAGTTCTGGATATCATTCGTCACTATCAGTAGGAAAGGAAGATTATGAGCAAATTTCTCAAGCTTGGCTTACTGATATTATTGTTCCTGCCGGTGATTGTCACCGACCTTGGCGCCGCTCCCCGAAAATCGCGTCCCTGGCCGGAGATCAACCTCTCAATCCTGCCATCGGTCGTCGGCATGTCAAA of bacterium contains these proteins:
- the hflX gene encoding GTPase HflX, which codes for MQPKFHEVKRASELAIVVGVQFGKIDDRAFSDSLEELKELVYSAEAKVVGTLTQKRPSPDSRTFIGTGKVDELKSMKEATGANLIVFDDMLSSAQVRNLEKELEIKVIDRGNLILDIFAKRATTSEAKIQVELAQLQYLLPRLTNMWSHFSKQVGGIGTRGPGETQLEVDRRIIKTKIATLKERLEKVDRQRATQRKRRQDVYKIALVGYTNAGKSTVFNLLTKAGVWADDLLFCTLDAVTRFLPLNSKNRIVISDTVGFIQKIPHELVASFQSTLDEVRYADLLLHIVDISHPNPIDHYEKTNAVLDEIGAGQVPRLLILNKSDLISAEEIPSIDLNFPPAHIFSVSAKTHVGMDNFLNFLTTFVEKEIGARMGIAKKTDGKARNSYR
- a CDS encoding DivIVA domain-containing protein; the protein is MAMTPVELRNVKFEKKLRGYNPMDVENVLNEIAGELERLIDANNALQRQLLSQEEKLKQFQNLEKSIKDALLTAQQAAEEKRKAADRSAEVQIRETEAVCVEMKQKALSEVETMKFELASLKMQKVRFVAELRSLIDTHRRLLDEKSQSENLADVAANVEMLSADTNENK
- the lspA gene encoding signal peptidase II; protein product: MPLSDNLRWSTANRYLFNVSLIAAVVFLVDQITKIWALKALSPVSKTSIIGDLVQFTLIFNEGGAFSTKLGSTYFYTFASIAVMIIVVIVLYKDAGKNRILDVALSLVLGGALGNLTDRLRFGAVVDFIDVDFPDFSLEPAKILFFDFPGYALDRWPVFNIADSAVSVGMVLIIAALIFDSRKQKCAINHSQNPNTA
- a CDS encoding response regulator; its protein translation is MAKREILIVDDNPNMATLLSEMLDVYDIKSRVTNDGESALKMLDEEQFSLVITDLKMPRMSGTELLTAIKGKHPDIPVVVISGYNVGTTEGQVVSGLANGFIHKPFKMVDIQAVVEQYL
- a CDS encoding purine-nucleoside phosphorylase, which produces MNLMDKISEATEFIRNKTKSEPPIGIILGTGLGRLGERIEKETVIDYQQIRHFPVSTVEGHAGRLIFGKLNGKSVVAMQGRFHFYEGYNMEQVTFPVRIMKQLGVKVLIVCNAAGGMNPQYRVGEMVLITDHINFQGQNPLIGPNDERLGPRFPDMYNCYDKDLLDLAERTALDLGYRIMRGVYVAVTGPNLETGAEYRMLRTMGADVVGMSTVPEVIVARHQGMKVLGVSIVTDMGLADNMHPCSHELILAAANKTEPLMTEMIAKVVERMTV
- a CDS encoding RluA family pseudouridine synthase; amino-acid sequence: MPLITVKIPTLPEPERIDVALAQADLGLSRSHLKRLIGEKRITINDKWVRVSQLVSGGEEVVIDKPDEKRISFVSEEIELEIVFEDDFLAVVNKPAGMVTHPAPGHESGTLANALLHHFSQLSSGYARGFPGLVHRLDKNTSGLMVVAKNDTIHRKLAAQLMQRTLTREYWALIWGKMNPPKGSIDIAIGRSRADRRVMTSGSPNTREAVTHYETMEELSFLSLVKLHLETGRTHQIRTHLKESNHPVFGDPEYTGRDGRLTGIEARHRPTALKLLKATPRQMLHAKRLVFIHPETGKSATFEVELPEDFRQVLDIIRHYQ
- a CDS encoding TraR/DksA C4-type zinc finger protein, whose product is MRKRDLERFEKILLARREELMRDMGLFKDMNLSTTTKEATGDHSSHSFHMADQGTDAMEREKAFLLASKTGRLVYHINDALRRIGNGSFGKCLGCGKQISTARLLAVPHARFCISCKEREEEAKATTTTRRKK
- a CDS encoding YggS family pyridoxal phosphate-dependent enzyme, giving the protein MAKLEEVATICGRNSAEITVVAVSKTRPLSDIEAAVAAGMSQFGESKVQEAQSKFATTPRDYRLHMIGHLQTNKARAAVSLFDMIESVDSLKLARAIDEESARLGKVMPILLEVNCSREAQKYGLQPEETERVAADVFELKNVRLCGLMTVAPFVDTESIIRASFVELRGLFESIKAGHPKAAEFDQISMGMSDDWEIAVAEGSTMIRIGRALFGER